In Spirosoma aureum, a single genomic region encodes these proteins:
- a CDS encoding aldo/keto reductase, which produces MKQVVLNNGVEMPILGFGVFQVPDPAECERSVLDAMATGYRLIDTAASYGNEEAVGKAIKKSGVPREDLFITTKLWIQTDGYEGTKKAFGNSLKKLQLDYLDLYLIHQPMGDVYGEWRAMQELYKVGKVRAIGVSNFQPDRLIDLIVHNEIVPAINQIETHPFHQQIQTQQFLLDNNVQIESWGPFAEGKNDLFQNDLLRSIGAKYNKSIAQVVLRWLTQRGIVVIPKSVHKERMEENFNSLDFDLSSSDMEAIKTLDTKASLFFDHRDPAMVKWLGERKLNQ; this is translated from the coding sequence ATGAAACAAGTGGTTTTGAACAATGGGGTAGAAATGCCCATCCTCGGCTTCGGGGTATTCCAGGTGCCCGATCCAGCCGAATGTGAACGCAGTGTATTGGATGCCATGGCCACCGGTTATCGGTTAATTGATACGGCGGCTTCATACGGCAATGAAGAAGCGGTGGGGAAGGCCATCAAAAAAAGCGGAGTGCCTCGGGAAGACTTATTCATTACAACCAAGCTCTGGATACAGACCGATGGCTACGAAGGGACCAAAAAAGCCTTTGGGAATTCCTTGAAAAAGCTGCAACTGGATTATCTGGATCTGTACCTGATTCACCAACCCATGGGGGATGTGTATGGGGAATGGCGAGCCATGCAGGAGCTATACAAAGTAGGTAAAGTTCGGGCCATCGGCGTCAGTAATTTCCAGCCTGACCGGCTGATTGACCTGATTGTTCACAACGAAATCGTTCCGGCCATCAATCAGATCGAAACCCATCCGTTTCACCAGCAAATTCAGACCCAGCAGTTTTTGCTCGACAACAACGTTCAGATCGAATCCTGGGGGCCGTTTGCGGAAGGGAAAAACGATCTGTTTCAGAATGATTTATTACGTTCCATTGGGGCGAAGTATAACAAGTCGATTGCTCAGGTTGTCCTGCGCTGGCTGACCCAACGGGGGATTGTGGTTATTCCCAAGTCTGTTCACAAAGAGCGCATGGAAGAAAACTTTAACAGCCTCGATTTTGACTTAAGCTCTTCAGACATGGAAGCCATTAAAACCCTGGATACAAAGGCCAGTCTGTTCTTTGACCATCGTGATCCGGCTATGGTCAAATGGCTGGGAGAGCGTAAACTAAATCAATAA